In the Ipomoea triloba cultivar NCNSP0323 chromosome 6, ASM357664v1 genome, one interval contains:
- the LOC116021540 gene encoding G-type lectin S-receptor-like serine/threonine-protein kinase At4g27290 isoform X5 — MIIGKNFHTGVEISLSSWKTQNNPGSGEYTFSLEATGYPQVVIKNGRMEVHRSGPWNGMDLNGTPGMGKLGTITQTFVIANTTAFLLYFKVFNSSSLVRAIISSSGTLQFYLWEDGSEEWNILYTAPTDICDRYGYCGANGICYYDNYPSCSCLDNFMPKNAVGCVRRTPLSCQNGSSDGFLKYSGLKFPDTKLSWFNSSMNLKECEKFCLKNCNCTAYSSLDISNGEHGCLIWFGDLIDLRMLPGQDLYIRMAASDLDYTSSSKGKKFNIVKLTSSLLIVPLALSLVTMIMKFYKRKWKEMKPVQPELLLVEDQTLFEASTITRATENFSIKNKIGEGGYGPVYKGVLDDGREIAVKRLSKTSTQGLEEFKNEVNFIAKLQHRNLVNLLGWCIKGEEMLLIYEYMPNKSLDSFIFDNSRRVLLDWTKRFDIINGIARGLLYLHQDSRLRIIHRDLKASNILLDIDMNPKISDFGLARSIGGNETGANTARVAGTHGYMSPEYAGNGMFSTKSDVFSFGVSVLEIVSGRRNRGFSHQDHYENLPSYAWKLYRDGRSIELLDEHLVESCNLTQVLRSIHIGLLCVQQHPEDRPSMYSVVQMLSNDADLPIAKKPGFFTGREIETHISTMEITDSVNEITISLLNPR, encoded by the exons ATGATAATTGGAAAGAATTTCCATACTGGTGTTGAGATCTCTCTGTCATCATGGAAGACACAAAACAATCCAGGTTCTGGGGAATATACATTTTCCCTCGAAGCTACTGGATATCCACAAGTTGTCATTAAAAATGGCAGAATGGAAGTGCATCGCTCAGGACCATGGAATGGTATGGATTTGAATGGAACACCAGGCATGGGGAAGTTGGGAACCATCACCCAAACTTTTGTAATTGCTAACACAACTGCTTTTTTGCTATACTTCAAGGTTTTTAATAGCTCAAGCTTGGTAAGGGCAATAATATCAAGCTCTGGGACCTTACAGTTCTATTTATGGGAAGATGGTTCAGAGGAATGGAACATTCTCTACACTGCACCAACAGATATCTGTGACAGATATGGATATTGTGGAGCAAATGGTATTTGTTACTATGATAACTATCCTTCTTGTAGTTGTTTAGACAACTTTATGCCTAAAAATGCAGTGGGGTGCGTTCGGAGGACACCCTTGAGTTGTCAAAATGGATCCTCAGATGGATTCTTGAAATATAGTGGTCTTAAATTTCCAGATACAAAGTTGTCATGGTTCAACAGCAGTATGAACCTTAAAGAGTGTGAGAAATTTTGCTTGAAGAATTGCAACTGTACAGCTTATTCAAGTTTAGACATAAGCAATGGAGAACATGGCTGTTTGATTTGGTTCGGTGATTTGATTGATCTTAGAATGCTACCTGGGCAAGATCTTTACATCAGGATGGCTGCTTCTGATTTAG ATTACACTTCAAGCTCAAAGGGCAAGAAATTCAATATAGTAAAATTGACTTCATCATTGTTGATTGTACCGCTGGCTCTGAGTTTGGTGACTATGATTATGAAATTCTATAAACGGAAATGGAAGGAGATGAAACCAGTTCAACCAGAGTTGTTATTGGTAGAAGATCAAACGTTATTTGAAGCATCTACAATAACAAGAGCAACTGAAAACTTTTCAATCAAGAACAAGATTGGAGAGGGAGGGTATGGACCTGTTTACAAG GGAGTTCTAGACGATGGTAGGGAAATAGCTGTGAAAAGGCTTTCAAAAACTTCTACTCAAGGACTTGAAGAGTTCAAAAATGAAGTCAATTTTATTGCCAAACTTCAACATAGAAATCTTGTGAATCTTCTTGGATGGTGCATTAAAGGGGAGGAAATGTTGTTGATATATGAATACATGCCAAACAAAAGCTTGGACTCATTTATATTTG ATAATTCAAGGAGAGTGTTACTTGATTGGACAAAACGCTTTGACATTATCAATGGAATTGCTAGAGGGCTTTTATATTTGCACCAAGATTCCCGTTTAAGAATTATTCATAGAGACCTTAAAGCTAGCAACATTTTGTTGGATATTGACATGAACCCAAAGATATCAGACTTTGGCCTAGCTAGAAGCATTGGAGGAAATGAAACAGGAGCAAATACAGCCCGAGTAGCTGGAACACA TGGCTACATGTCGCCGGAGTATGCAGGAAATGGGATGTTCTCTACTAAATCAGATGTGTTCAGCTTTGGTGTCTCGGTGTTAGAAATTGTGAGTGGGAGAAGAAATAGGGGATTTTCTCACCAAGATCACTATGAGAACCTTCCTAGTTAT GCTTGGAAGCTTTATAGAGATGGAAGATCAATTGAACTACTAGATGAGCATTTGGTTGAATCATGCAATTTGACTCAAGTTCTAAGATCAATTCACATTGGGTTATTATGCGTTCAACAACACCCTGAAGATAGGCCAAGCATGTATTCCGTAGTTCAAATGTTGTCCAATGATGCGGACTTGCCCATTGCTAAAAAACCTGGTTTTTTCACAGGAAGGGAAATTGAGACCCATATTTCTACTATGGAAATAACTGATTCTGTAAATGAAATCACCATTTCATTGTTAAATCCTCGTTAA